One genomic window of Halobellus limi includes the following:
- a CDS encoding M48 family metallopeptidase: MRHLGLKARMAIVGSILFAFYAVAAVVLMAMFGEGLLPLILVGSVAFVGVQYKVGKWMALRSVGAEDLPEDRYADIHRRVESLSESMGIDKPRLMIARMGVPNAFAVGRKGAGTVVVSEELLGRLDPDEVEGVLAHELAHIRNRDVVMMVLGQGVASIVAIVAQWAVLLTGDNDIADFFLAIVVGQITQMLVMLFVFAISRYREYVADGDAAEAIGGGEPLARALEKISRGNERSQDSAVDPQVNALCIFGEERGLARLFATHPPMEKRIERLRN, translated from the coding sequence ATGCGACACCTCGGACTGAAAGCGCGGATGGCGATCGTCGGATCGATCCTGTTCGCATTCTACGCCGTCGCGGCCGTGGTGCTGATGGCGATGTTCGGCGAGGGACTGCTGCCGCTCATCCTCGTCGGGAGCGTCGCCTTCGTCGGCGTTCAGTACAAGGTCGGCAAGTGGATGGCGCTGCGGAGCGTCGGTGCCGAGGACCTCCCCGAGGACCGCTACGCCGACATTCACCGCCGCGTCGAGTCGCTCTCGGAGTCGATGGGCATCGACAAACCGCGGCTGATGATCGCTCGGATGGGCGTCCCCAACGCCTTCGCCGTCGGGCGGAAGGGCGCGGGGACGGTCGTGGTGAGCGAGGAACTGCTCGGACGGCTGGATCCCGACGAGGTCGAGGGCGTGCTCGCGCACGAACTCGCGCACATCCGCAACCGCGACGTGGTGATGATGGTCCTCGGGCAGGGCGTCGCCTCCATCGTCGCCATCGTCGCCCAGTGGGCCGTGCTCCTGACCGGCGACAACGACATCGCCGATTTCTTCCTGGCGATCGTCGTCGGTCAGATCACCCAGATGCTGGTGATGCTCTTCGTCTTCGCCATCTCCAGGTATCGGGAGTACGTCGCCGACGGCGACGCCGCCGAGGCCATCGGCGGCGGCGAACCGCTGGCGCGAGCCTTAGAGAAGATCAGCCGCGGGAACGAGCGCAGCCAGGATTCGGCGGTCGACCCCCAGGTGAACGCGCTCTGCATCTTCGGTGAGGAACGCGGCCTCGCCCGGCTGTTCGCGACGCACCCGCCGATGGAGAAGCGGATCGAGCGGCTCCGGAACTGA
- a CDS encoding CPBP family intramembrane glutamic endopeptidase: MSSSDPLVDVLRALVVAVLLAVVGIGVGGILVGAVVLTLLFAGVGVTPLLSIVISLALATGVGFGGVALGYLRYRGLGIDYVGIAVPSLRDVAFVVGGYVASLALLVLASVVISTVGAEPAPNTTAEMGMENPEILLLLIPASFLLIGPGEELLYRGVVQNRLGEALPAAAAIFLASLIFASIHFFSLSGAPRARLVSISVLVLPTLVFGTMYELTDNIVVPALIHGAYNATLFSLLYLTIRFAGMEELPQFVAAASLPL; the protein is encoded by the coding sequence ATCTCCTCGTCGGACCCCCTCGTCGACGTCCTCCGTGCGCTCGTCGTCGCGGTCCTCCTCGCCGTCGTCGGCATCGGCGTCGGCGGGATCCTCGTCGGCGCGGTCGTCCTCACGCTGCTCTTCGCCGGCGTGGGAGTCACGCCGCTTTTGAGCATCGTCATCTCGCTCGCGCTCGCGACCGGTGTCGGGTTCGGCGGCGTCGCGCTGGGGTACCTCCGCTATCGCGGTCTCGGGATCGACTACGTCGGCATCGCCGTGCCGTCGCTGCGCGATGTCGCGTTCGTCGTCGGTGGCTACGTCGCGTCACTCGCGCTGCTCGTGCTCGCGTCGGTCGTCATTTCGACGGTCGGCGCCGAACCGGCCCCGAACACCACCGCCGAGATGGGGATGGAGAACCCCGAGATCCTGCTCCTGTTGATCCCGGCGTCGTTCCTCCTGATCGGCCCGGGCGAGGAACTGCTGTACCGCGGCGTGGTTCAGAACCGCCTGGGCGAGGCGTTGCCCGCGGCCGCGGCCATCTTCCTCGCGAGCCTCATCTTCGCGTCGATCCACTTCTTCTCGCTGTCGGGCGCGCCCCGGGCGCGACTCGTCAGCATCTCGGTGCTCGTCCTGCCGACGCTCGTGTTCGGGACGATGTACGAACTCACCGACAACATCGTCGTGCCGGCTTTGATCCACGGCGCGTACAACGCGACCCTGTTCTCGCTCCTGTACCTCACGATCCGGTTCGCGGGGATGGAGGAGTTACCGCAGTTCGTCGCGGCCGCGTCGCTGCCGCTCTGA
- a CDS encoding NUDIX hydrolase produces MTDDASEDELRWRTTDSEIDYACPGFDVRRDDVVLPDGTETDFHYVDEPAAVVVLPFTSDGDVVVIEEWRQAVGRVNRGLPAGSAEPDDDDLAAVARRELGEETGYEAATVEHLFAAEPANGLLNSVHHYFVARDCEPSGEQNLDFNESIVVDVVDYDDLLDAVLDGDVRDGRTVTGITRYELADRWR; encoded by the coding sequence ATGACCGACGACGCGTCAGAAGACGAGTTGCGGTGGCGAACGACCGACAGCGAGATCGACTACGCCTGCCCCGGATTCGACGTCCGCCGCGACGACGTGGTCCTCCCGGACGGAACCGAGACGGACTTCCACTACGTCGACGAACCGGCGGCGGTCGTCGTCCTCCCGTTCACGTCCGACGGCGACGTCGTCGTGATCGAGGAGTGGCGACAGGCCGTCGGGCGCGTCAACCGCGGACTGCCGGCGGGGAGCGCCGAACCCGACGACGACGACCTCGCCGCGGTCGCCCGCCGGGAACTGGGAGAGGAAACGGGATACGAGGCGGCGACGGTCGAACACCTGTTCGCCGCCGAACCCGCAAACGGGCTGTTGAACAGCGTCCATCACTACTTCGTCGCACGCGACTGCGAGCCCTCCGGCGAACAGAACCTCGACTTCAACGAGAGCATCGTCGTCGACGTCGTCGACTACGACGATCTGCTCGACGCCGTCCTCGACGGCGACGTCCGCGACGGTCGGACCGTCACGGGCATCACCCGGTACGAACTCGCCGACCGGTGGCGCTGA
- a CDS encoding VOC family protein codes for MNGTAIDHVKLLIPEGDVETAIAFYRDALGFGIEGMDLYEADEKPFFSVRLAPGAVIHLQPTETGERPGADRSGYDHVAVRVDDTIEGIESALDDAGVEIDRRLDPLGATGVAPAVYVTDPFGYRLELKAERE; via the coding sequence GTGAACGGAACCGCGATCGACCACGTCAAGCTCCTGATACCCGAAGGCGACGTCGAGACCGCAATCGCGTTCTACCGCGACGCGCTCGGCTTCGGCATCGAGGGGATGGATCTGTACGAGGCGGACGAGAAGCCGTTCTTCTCGGTGCGGCTCGCCCCCGGTGCCGTGATCCATCTCCAGCCGACGGAAACGGGTGAGCGACCGGGCGCGGACCGCTCCGGCTACGATCACGTCGCCGTCCGTGTCGACGACACCATCGAGGGGATCGAATCGGCGCTGGACGACGCCGGCGTCGAGATCGATCGGCGGCTGGATCCGCTGGGAGCGACCGGCGTCGCTCCGGCGGTGTACGTCACCGACCCGTTCGGCTACCGACTCGAACTGAAAGCCGAGCGGGAGTGA
- a CDS encoding metal-dependent hydrolase: MFVGHEFLAFALAGWGARSTGADRRTALHLGGIAAIAALLPDLDVAYAAATYATAVAGGAPLGWEAFWGVANGVHRVVTHPLPVGVVAALAFTAAAAVATAWLEPTPRTAGSDFPSESGRDALAAVLATLFATAGVAALLSTFSRVVGRTPALVAAAFLLAVAVAGALVGRRADASTASLAAAAGVGFLSHPFGDVFLAVPPPLLSPFGPPVLTERVSLAADPTVEILAVLFFELAAVWLGVVVAFRLTAGDFARTDGNLSGLRGAIDVRSMTGVAYGAAVFVLPRPTVVDAHVLGFTIVPLAVVVGLWTGYSNARRGTSDDPSGGHRTGVAVGGLSALTALTVAAVVYLVVYLATPW; this comes from the coding sequence ATGTTCGTCGGCCACGAGTTCCTCGCGTTCGCCCTCGCCGGGTGGGGGGCTCGGTCGACCGGTGCCGACCGGCGTACCGCGTTGCACCTCGGGGGGATCGCCGCGATCGCCGCCTTGCTTCCGGACCTCGATGTCGCCTACGCCGCGGCGACGTACGCGACCGCCGTCGCCGGTGGGGCGCCTCTCGGATGGGAGGCGTTCTGGGGCGTCGCCAACGGCGTCCACCGCGTGGTCACACATCCGCTCCCGGTCGGTGTCGTCGCCGCGCTCGCCTTCACCGCCGCCGCGGCGGTCGCCACAGCGTGGCTGGAACCGACTCCCCGGACCGCCGGTTCCGACTTTCCCTCGGAAAGCGGCCGCGACGCCCTCGCCGCGGTGCTCGCCACCCTGTTCGCGACCGCCGGGGTCGCCGCGCTGCTCTCGACCTTCTCGAGGGTCGTCGGCCGTACTCCCGCGCTCGTGGCCGCCGCGTTCTTGCTCGCTGTCGCCGTCGCCGGCGCGCTGGTCGGCCGGCGAGCGGACGCTTCGACGGCATCGCTGGCCGCGGCGGCCGGTGTCGGCTTTCTCTCCCACCCGTTCGGCGACGTCTTCCTGGCCGTACCGCCGCCGCTGCTCTCGCCGTTCGGCCCGCCGGTGCTCACCGAACGAGTCAGTCTCGCGGCCGATCCGACGGTCGAGATCCTCGCGGTGCTGTTCTTCGAACTGGCGGCCGTGTGGCTCGGCGTCGTCGTCGCGTTCCGCCTGACCGCGGGTGACTTCGCCCGCACCGACGGAAATCTGAGCGGCCTCCGGGGCGCGATCGACGTCCGGTCTATGACCGGCGTCGCCTACGGTGCGGCCGTCTTCGTCCTCCCGAGACCGACGGTCGTCGACGCCCACGTCCTGGGATTCACTATCGTCCCGCTGGCGGTCGTCGTCGGCCTCTGGACCGGCTACTCGAACGCCCGACGCGGCACGTCGGACGACCCCTCCGGCGGCCACCGTACCGGCGTCGCTGTCGGGGGCCTCAGCGCCCTCACGGCACTCACCGTCGCTGCTGTAGTGTACCTCGTGGTGTACCTCGCCACGCCGTGGTGA
- a CDS encoding CHY zinc finger protein: protein MTGDRTRDRRNPGDSPPTGDGESRERRTTYAPALDDRFSVPLRGVAVDTETRCAHWDDEVDVVALRFGCCGEFSPCHACHVETADHEPEPWPRERFDEPTVLCGVCGTTLSARTYLDGEDACPNCGAAFNPGCRRHRDRYFEE from the coding sequence ATGACTGGCGATCGCACCCGCGATCGGCGGAACCCGGGCGACTCCCCACCGACGGGCGACGGCGAGAGTCGGGAGCGGCGGACGACGTACGCGCCCGCTCTCGACGACCGGTTCTCGGTTCCGCTCCGCGGCGTCGCCGTCGACACCGAGACCCGGTGTGCCCACTGGGACGACGAGGTCGACGTCGTCGCGCTTCGATTCGGCTGCTGTGGGGAGTTCTCGCCGTGTCACGCCTGCCACGTCGAGACGGCCGATCACGAGCCCGAACCGTGGCCCCGCGAGCGGTTCGACGAGCCCACGGTCCTGTGCGGCGTCTGTGGAACGACGCTGTCGGCGCGGACGTACCTCGACGGCGAGGACGCGTGTCCGAACTGCGGCGCGGCATTCAATCCGGGGTGTCGACGTCACCGCGACCGGTACTTCGAGGAGTAG
- the trmY gene encoding tRNA (pseudouridine(54)-N(1))-methyltransferase TrmY: protein MRQFLIVGHDAPTTPEFSLDDLAGGAGRLDVLCRCVNSAFFLSHSIREDVRVHLVLGDEFTVRFEGSELRRLNPDERSTAALVRQALEHRDDAIGHMPAESTPGVSIRRMGFEATLDDVAEGATVVELHEDGDPIADVEPPADPLFVLSDHHEFAESERSLLEAEADERVRVGPEVLHADHTVTVAHNYLDTDGYTTY from the coding sequence ATGCGACAGTTCCTGATCGTCGGTCACGACGCGCCGACGACGCCCGAGTTCTCGCTCGACGACCTCGCCGGCGGCGCGGGACGGCTCGACGTCCTCTGCCGGTGCGTCAACAGCGCGTTCTTCCTCTCGCACTCGATCCGCGAGGACGTGCGGGTGCACCTCGTGCTCGGCGACGAGTTCACCGTCCGGTTCGAGGGTTCCGAACTCCGGCGACTCAATCCCGACGAGCGGAGCACCGCGGCGCTCGTCCGGCAGGCCCTCGAACACCGCGATGACGCGATCGGACACATGCCCGCCGAGAGCACGCCCGGCGTCTCGATCCGCCGGATGGGCTTCGAGGCGACGCTCGACGACGTCGCCGAGGGGGCGACCGTCGTCGAACTCCACGAGGACGGCGATCCGATCGCGGACGTCGAGCCACCCGCCGACCCCCTGTTCGTGCTGTCGGACCACCACGAGTTCGCCGAGAGCGAGCGCTCCCTGCTCGAAGCGGAGGCCGACGAGCGCGTCAGAGTCGGGCCGGAGGTCCTCCACGCGGACCACACGGTCACCGTCGCCCACAACTACCTCGACACGGACGGCTACACCACGTACTGA
- a CDS encoding motility-associated ABC transporter substrate-binding family protein, which translates to MQARELTGPAVAFVVIVAVVVGGAAVVPLVTGGDTPEVTNLAERQTDLDAVRVDPAEESGEITMDADAESKTILVDRAHGNELSDEKLSTLTAALVENGHEVRFVTQEQARGQAWNQSLRTADALLVANPGRPYTSEQLAGVRAFNEAGGRVVLLSDPASGSGASAVTSLLGLSVQQPASGGPGLSSSLGVAARSGYLFNMHEYQHNFESVYATGGSGSLSQGVDRVVFHDARAVTTADGQVALSAIERTRLSTTRRADTYAVAAQSGDVAIVGDTDFLAPTNAYVADNEAFVGNLADFLVSGQKTSNAPSPPSPERGESAPTRPAPTA; encoded by the coding sequence ATGCAAGCGCGTGAGCTGACCGGTCCCGCGGTCGCGTTCGTCGTGATCGTCGCCGTCGTCGTCGGCGGTGCCGCGGTCGTCCCGCTGGTCACCGGCGGCGACACCCCCGAGGTGACGAACCTCGCCGAACGGCAGACCGACCTCGACGCGGTCCGCGTCGATCCCGCCGAGGAGAGCGGCGAGATCACGATGGACGCCGACGCAGAGAGCAAGACGATCCTCGTCGACCGAGCGCACGGAAACGAACTCTCCGACGAGAAGCTCTCGACGCTCACGGCCGCGCTGGTCGAGAACGGTCACGAGGTCCGGTTCGTGACCCAGGAGCAGGCCCGCGGCCAGGCCTGGAACCAGTCGCTCCGAACCGCCGACGCGCTCCTCGTCGCGAACCCGGGACGGCCGTACACGTCCGAGCAACTCGCCGGCGTCCGCGCGTTCAACGAGGCGGGCGGCCGCGTCGTGCTGCTCTCGGACCCGGCCTCGGGGTCGGGCGCGAGCGCGGTGACGAGCCTGCTGGGACTGAGCGTCCAGCAGCCCGCGAGCGGCGGTCCCGGGCTGAGTTCCTCGCTCGGCGTCGCGGCACGCTCGGGCTACCTGTTCAACATGCACGAGTACCAGCACAACTTCGAGAGCGTCTACGCGACGGGCGGTAGCGGCTCCCTCTCCCAGGGCGTCGACCGCGTCGTCTTCCACGACGCGCGCGCCGTCACGACGGCGGACGGGCAGGTCGCGCTCTCGGCGATCGAACGGACTCGCCTGTCGACGACGCGCCGCGCCGACACCTACGCCGTCGCGGCGCAGTCCGGCGACGTCGCCATCGTCGGCGACACCGACTTCCTCGCGCCGACGAACGCGTACGTCGCGGACAACGAGGCCTTCGTCGGCAACCTCGCGGACTTCCTCGTGAGCGGCCAGAAGACGTCGAACGCGCCGTCGCCGCCGTCGCCCGAACGGGGCGAAAGCGCACCGACGCGGCCGGCACCGACCGCCTAA
- a CDS encoding S49 family peptidase, translating into MKRKPSAASAKETFVVAIAAAVLVSAVLAPVAYDYGSSTQSDGTVSVITVSGTISATTVDGISEDLRNARTNESVKAVVLKVDSGGGAVAPSERLYLEVLRTAEQMPVVASVQGTGASGAYYGMLPADEIFVLSSTQIGSVGVIGSGGSVPYPDSVIRTGPDKAQPTTDQRERTVESLKRQFVGRVMEHRGENISLSREEVAYARTYLGPEAVQNGYADRIGALPTAIDHAAELAGMEDYDVARQEPPSSLGLILLASQTDNGTEIYKRSDRTNGLVPVTGPLMVDEVPYHDPEVTGNASA; encoded by the coding sequence ATGAAACGCAAACCATCCGCGGCGTCGGCGAAGGAGACGTTCGTCGTCGCCATCGCCGCGGCCGTCCTGGTGAGTGCGGTGCTCGCCCCCGTTGCCTACGATTACGGATCCTCCACGCAGTCCGACGGGACGGTGTCGGTCATCACGGTCTCCGGCACCATCTCCGCGACGACGGTGGACGGTATCTCCGAGGACCTCCGAAACGCGCGGACCAACGAGTCCGTGAAGGCGGTCGTCCTCAAGGTCGACAGCGGTGGCGGCGCCGTCGCTCCCAGCGAGCGGTTGTACCTCGAAGTGTTGCGAACGGCAGAACAGATGCCCGTGGTCGCTTCGGTGCAGGGCACCGGGGCCTCGGGCGCGTACTACGGAATGCTCCCGGCCGACGAGATATTCGTCCTCTCCTCGACGCAGATCGGCAGCGTCGGCGTGATCGGCTCCGGCGGCAGCGTGCCCTACCCGGACTCGGTGATCCGAACCGGGCCGGACAAGGCACAGCCGACGACGGACCAGCGGGAACGGACCGTCGAGTCGCTGAAGCGGCAGTTCGTCGGCCGCGTGATGGAGCACCGCGGCGAGAACATCTCCCTCTCGCGCGAGGAGGTCGCCTACGCGCGGACCTACCTCGGACCGGAGGCCGTCCAGAACGGCTACGCCGACCGGATCGGCGCGCTCCCGACGGCGATCGATCACGCCGCGGAGCTGGCCGGGATGGAGGACTACGACGTCGCCAGACAGGAGCCGCCGAGTTCGCTCGGCCTGATCCTCCTGGCCAGTCAGACCGACAATGGAACCGAGATCTACAAGCGGAGCGATCGGACGAACGGCCTCGTCCCCGTCACGGGACCGCTGATGGTGGACGAAGTACCCTACCACGACCCGGAGGTGACCGGCAATGCAAGCGCGTGA
- a CDS encoding ABC transporter permease — protein sequence MSFDTTGFLALLRREILRFLRRPRNTFLPPFITNVLYFSVFGVILGERIDQIAGVPYILFILPGLVVLGAISNAFENTSFNIFHGRWNRYIEEVLTSPLSYRTMVGAYVLAAAVRGAVVGILIALIGAFFTSVGVVRPLYLVAFGVVITVLFAGLGVVAGLWADDFDDLTMLNQFILRPLVFFGGVFYSLNELPGTVQQVSLLNPMIYMVNGVRYGFLGVSEVDPNASLAVLSGLAVVVVGLDIVLFRRGYGLSE from the coding sequence GTGAGCTTCGACACCACGGGGTTTCTCGCGCTGCTGCGACGGGAGATCCTCCGCTTCCTCCGTCGGCCCCGGAACACCTTCCTGCCGCCCTTCATCACCAACGTCCTGTACTTCTCGGTCTTCGGCGTGATCCTCGGCGAGCGCATCGACCAGATCGCCGGCGTGCCGTACATCCTCTTCATCCTCCCCGGGCTCGTCGTGCTCGGGGCCATCTCCAACGCCTTCGAGAACACCTCGTTCAACATCTTCCACGGCCGGTGGAACCGCTACATCGAGGAGGTGCTCACCTCGCCGCTGTCCTACCGGACGATGGTCGGCGCGTACGTGCTCGCGGCGGCGGTCCGAGGCGCGGTCGTCGGGATCCTCATCGCCCTCATCGGGGCGTTCTTCACCTCCGTCGGCGTCGTCCGACCGCTGTATCTCGTCGCCTTCGGCGTCGTCATCACGGTCCTGTTCGCGGGGCTCGGGGTCGTCGCCGGGCTGTGGGCCGACGACTTCGACGACCTGACGATGCTGAACCAGTTCATCCTCCGACCGCTGGTCTTCTTCGGCGGCGTCTTCTACTCGCTGAACGAGCTGCCGGGGACGGTCCAGCAGGTGTCGCTGCTGAATCCCATGATCTACATGGTCAACGGCGTCCGGTACGGCTTCCTCGGCGTCAGCGAGGTCGATCCGAACGCGTCGCTGGCGGTGCTCTCGGGACTCGCCGTCGTCGTCGTCGGCCTCGATATCGTTCTCTTCCGACGGGGATACGGGCTGTCGGAGTGA
- a CDS encoding ABC transporter ATP-binding protein has protein sequence MESAIEIRDLRKSYGDVQALDGVDLTVPEGSFFGLLGPNGAGKTTFINVLVGLVRKSGGDARVFGYDVEDDYREVRDRIGLAPQEFNVDRFFPIREVLEHKAGYHGISREHARERTEEVLKRVGIYEKRDTRFDWLSGGMKRRFMLARALITEPDLLILDEPTAGVDVQLRHELWETIVDLNQRGTTILLTTHYIEEAERLCDEVAILDSGRVLDVASPEELMDRGTDDVVVKLRDEPTAVPDFAALDDRVESVELDGTRLVVTARQGGLVTPDIVSRLDEAGHEIVDLEIQRTSLEEVFVEMTRAGEGRATPEVSSQ, from the coding sequence ATGGAGTCTGCGATCGAGATACGGGATCTACGGAAGTCCTACGGCGACGTACAGGCGCTCGACGGCGTCGATCTCACGGTTCCGGAGGGATCGTTCTTCGGCCTCCTGGGGCCGAACGGCGCGGGCAAGACCACTTTCATCAACGTCCTCGTCGGCCTCGTCCGCAAGAGCGGCGGCGACGCCCGGGTGTTCGGCTACGACGTCGAGGACGACTACCGCGAGGTCCGCGACCGGATCGGCCTCGCGCCCCAGGAGTTCAACGTCGACCGCTTCTTCCCGATCCGCGAGGTGCTCGAACACAAGGCCGGTTACCACGGAATCTCCCGGGAGCACGCCCGCGAGCGGACCGAGGAGGTCCTGAAACGCGTCGGCATCTACGAGAAGCGCGACACGCGGTTCGACTGGCTCTCCGGCGGGATGAAGCGACGGTTCATGCTCGCCCGAGCGCTCATCACGGAGCCGGATCTCCTGATCCTCGACGAACCGACCGCCGGCGTCGACGTCCAGCTCCGTCACGAGCTCTGGGAGACCATCGTCGACCTGAACCAGCGGGGGACGACCATCCTGCTCACGACCCACTACATCGAGGAGGCCGAACGGCTCTGCGACGAGGTCGCGATCCTCGACTCGGGCCGCGTCCTCGACGTCGCGAGCCCCGAGGAACTGATGGACCGCGGCACCGACGACGTCGTCGTCAAACTGCGCGACGAACCGACTGCCGTTCCGGACTTCGCAGCGCTTGACGACCGGGTCGAGTCGGTCGAACTGGACGGGACGCGCCTCGTCGTCACCGCGCGCCAGGGCGGACTCGTCACGCCGGACATCGTGAGTCGACTCGACGAGGCCGGCCACGAGATCGTCGACCTGGAGATCCAGCGCACCTCCTTAGAGGAGGTCTTCGTCGAGATGACGAGAGCCGGCGAGGGGCGGGCGACGCCGGAGGTGTCCTCGCAGTGA
- a CDS encoding DUF4112 domain-containing protein, whose product MDPENRSDATDSERLARLRRVSRLLDSAVEIPGTNVRIGLDPLLGLLPGVGDATATAASAYVVAEAAALGAPRATIARMCLNLLVDALFGSVPLVGDAFDVVWRANDRNVRLLEARLADPTAERRDRRVVVVLGIAVFAGVLVVSAAVFATLWWLFGVAGVA is encoded by the coding sequence GTGGACCCGGAGAACCGTTCCGACGCGACGGACTCGGAGCGACTGGCTCGCCTCCGTCGGGTGAGCCGCCTGCTCGACAGCGCCGTCGAGATCCCCGGAACGAACGTCAGGATCGGGCTCGATCCCCTTCTGGGGCTACTCCCGGGCGTCGGCGACGCGACCGCGACGGCGGCGTCGGCGTACGTCGTCGCGGAAGCCGCGGCGCTCGGCGCGCCGCGAGCGACGATCGCCCGGATGTGTCTGAACCTCCTCGTCGACGCGCTCTTCGGGTCGGTACCGCTCGTCGGCGACGCGTTCGACGTCGTCTGGCGCGCGAACGACCGGAACGTCCGCCTGCTCGAAGCCCGACTGGCGGACCCGACAGCCGAACGCCGGGACAGACGCGTCGTGGTTGTGCTCGGGATCGCCGTGTTCGCCGGTGTCCTCGTCGTCAGCGCGGCCGTGTTCGCGACGCTGTGGTGGCTCTTCGGCGTCGCTGGCGTGGCGTAG
- a CDS encoding tRNA pseudouridine(54/55) synthase Pus10 translates to MSILADARALAAQEPVCDACLGRAFAERSHGLTNAERGRSLRIAAALDDDEPYEQVETADCWVCEGLCDQFDEWAERCAAAVEDVEFETYQVGTRTPPLIEENEVLFREGAGLDEDAGELFKSEFNREVGKRVGRLTDTTVDFGRPDVQFTLDLEAGSVEVDVHSTFVYGRYRKLERDIPQTEWPCNDCQGSGYIGKQPCEKCDGTGYLYQDSVEGLTAPVVRDVMDGTDAKFHGAGREDVDARMLGTGRPFVIEVMEPRRRRVDVERLEGDINAFAGGRVEVEGLRLADYEMVERVKALDASKRYRAEVEFADPVDDDALAAALDELEGATIEQYTPHRVDHRRASLTRKREVYETEGELDDDTHATVEIHGAGGLYIKELVSGDEGRTNPSLAGLLDVDAEVTALDVVGVYGEDEPFEDESFFRDDRPAQTPETGESPSNDGGASNPE, encoded by the coding sequence ATGAGCATTCTCGCCGACGCCCGCGCGCTCGCCGCGCAGGAACCCGTCTGTGACGCCTGTCTCGGGCGGGCCTTCGCGGAGCGGAGCCACGGGCTGACGAACGCCGAGCGGGGTCGGAGCCTCCGTATCGCCGCCGCGCTGGACGACGATGAGCCGTACGAGCAGGTCGAGACCGCCGACTGCTGGGTGTGTGAGGGCCTCTGTGACCAGTTCGACGAGTGGGCCGAACGCTGCGCGGCCGCGGTCGAGGACGTCGAGTTCGAGACGTATCAGGTCGGCACGCGCACGCCGCCGCTGATCGAGGAGAACGAGGTCCTGTTCCGGGAAGGAGCCGGCCTCGACGAGGACGCGGGCGAACTCTTCAAATCGGAGTTCAACCGCGAGGTCGGCAAGCGCGTCGGACGGCTCACGGACACGACCGTCGACTTCGGGCGGCCGGACGTGCAGTTCACGCTCGATCTGGAGGCCGGCTCCGTCGAGGTCGACGTCCACTCGACGTTCGTCTACGGCCGCTACCGAAAGCTCGAACGCGACATCCCGCAGACGGAGTGGCCCTGCAACGACTGCCAGGGCTCCGGGTATATCGGCAAACAGCCCTGCGAGAAGTGCGACGGAACGGGCTACCTCTATCAGGACAGCGTCGAGGGCCTGACCGCGCCGGTGGTCCGCGACGTGATGGACGGCACCGACGCGAAGTTCCACGGCGCGGGGAGAGAGGACGTCGACGCGCGGATGCTCGGCACCGGGAGACCGTTCGTCATCGAGGTGATGGAACCGCGCCGCCGTCGGGTCGACGTCGAACGCCTGGAGGGCGACATCAACGCCTTCGCCGGGGGCCGCGTCGAGGTCGAGGGCCTCCGCCTCGCCGACTACGAGATGGTCGAGCGGGTCAAGGCGCTGGACGCCTCCAAGCGCTACCGCGCGGAGGTCGAGTTCGCCGACCCCGTCGACGACGACGCGCTCGCGGCCGCTCTCGACGAACTCGAGGGCGCGACGATCGAACAGTACACCCCCCACCGGGTCGACCACCGCCGGGCGAGTCTGACCCGGAAGCGAGAGGTCTACGAGACCGAGGGCGAACTCGACGACGACACCCACGCGACCGTCGAGATCCACGGCGCGGGCGGCCTCTACATCAAGGAACTCGTCTCCGGCGACGAGGGGCGGACGAACCCGAGCCTCGCGGGGCTGCTCGACGTCGACGCCGAGGTGACCGCGCTCGACGTCGTCGGCGTTTACGGCGAAGACGAACCCTTCGAGGACGAGTCGTTCTTCCGCGACGACCGTCCGGCCCAGACGCCCGAGACGGGCGAATCGCCGTCGAACGACGGCGGAGCGTCGAACCCCGAGTGA